The genomic stretch CGTCGCCGCTCCCCCCCGTCGCCAGCAGCGGATTACCACTGGAGTTAATCCTGATGCGCCCGTCAGGAAGAGCAATAATGGTTCGCGCGCCCTTGAGGAGCAGCACGACCCTGTACTCCATCGCGAATTCTCGTGCACAATTGATCCGTTCCGCTTCCACCGCAGCGACACCACAGCCGAGAAGGCGCGCCATCTCCCCCGGGTGCGGAGTCAGAATTGTCCTCGCGCGAGGACGTTCCTTCAGCACGTGACAGTGCCCCGCCAGCGCGTTCAGGCCGTCGGCGTCAACCACCAGCGGCAGCGACGATTCCCCAACGATGCGCCGGACCAGGCGGACTGTCTGCCCAGATATCCCCAACCCCGGACCAATTGCCAATGCTGATTTATTGTCCAGCAGGGCGTTCACAGAAGCCAACGCATCCTCACCGAGGCACCCGTCATGATCGGGCAAGGCGACGGTCATCGCCTCGGTCAACTTGATTTCCATGATATCGTGAACGGCTGCCGAACAAGCCAGGGTAACCAGCCCCGCACCGCCCCGCACCGCCGCAGCGGCAGTCAGCGTCGCGGCTCCTGTCTTGCCGGGCGAACCAGCCAACGCCAGCAGGTGGCCGAATGTTCCTTTGTGGCCATTCACGGGGCGCAACGGCAACAGCCGCGCTGCTTCGGCGGCTTCAATCAACCAATGGCTATCACCGGTTGAGGCACTTAAGGTCGCCGGGATACCGATATCTACAATTTTCAGCTCACCACAACAGGAAAACCCGGGACTAACGGCATGCCCGACCTTGGCTGCGGCGAAGGTCACGGTCAAGTCGGCATGTGCCGCGCGGCCAAGGATCGCGCCGCTCGTGGCATCGACCCCCGAAGGGATGTCGACTGCAACCAGCGGTGCGCGCTGCGCCCCCAGCCAATCGATGGCAACGGCATAGCGTCCACTTACCGGGTTGGCCAGACCGGTTCCTAGTAGGGCATCAACCAGAATCACGCCGGAATGCGCCGCGAGGGCGGAGCTCAATTGCTCATCAGTTGTCACCGCAGTGACCGTAGCGCCACAACGTTGCAGAATATCGAGATTGAGCCCGGCAGCGCCGCCAATTGCCGCAGGTGCATCAAGGACAATCGTCTGCACCTGCCAGCCACGGTTCAATAACCAGCGAGCAATAACAAACCCGTCTCCGCCGTTGTTTCCCTTCCCCGCGAGGATCAACACCGGACCGGGAAAGAGATCTGCATAACGTTCAGCCAGTAGTTCCGCCGCGCCGCGCCCGGCACTTTCCATCAGTACCGCACCGGGGATGCCGATTTCTTCCATCGCCCGACGATCAAGCTCACGCATTTCCACGGCGGTTAGCAGCTTCATACCATCTCCACCGTCACCATCGCCACCGCATATTCACGTTCATGACTGTAACTCAACTGGACGTTGCCCAGCTTGCGCTCAGCAAGAATTTCTGCGGCCCGGCCGCCAAAAAACAATGACGGCTTGCCAAGGGCATCGTTACGCACCTCAATATCGCGCCACTGAACCCCTTCGCGCAGGCCAAGACCAAGGGCTTTAAGGAAGGCCTCTTTCGCCGCAAAGCGTGCCGACAGGTGCGTCGCAGGATCTTTCTTTCCTAAAGCGTAGGCCCGTTCATCCGTGGTAAAAATGCGCTCAATGATGCCGGTTTTTCCCATTTTGAGAAATTCCCGAAAGCGTTCGACCCGGACAATGTCAGTGCCTATCCCGGCGATAGCCATATCAGCACCGCACCAGTGTTGCCATCTCCCGCACCGCGCGGTCCAGCCCGACCAGTAGCGCACGAGAGATAATGGCATGACCGATATTGTACTCTTCTACGCCGCCAAGAGCGACCACCTGCTGGACATTCCGGTAGTTCAGACCGTGCCCGGCGTTCACCACCAAGGCTGACTCGTGACCGTAGCTAATCGCCTGACGTATTTTTTCCAGTTCAATGGCCCGCCGCGCCTCGGTCGGGGCATCACAATAGGTGCCGGTGTGGATCTCGACAGCATTGCCGCCCACCTCCCGTGACGCCTTGATCTGCGCGGCATCTGGATCGACAAAGAGGCTGACAACAATCCCCGCCTGACCCAGGCGGGCAATGTAAGGACGCAGCTGGGCTGCCTTCCCGATGACATCCAGACCGCCTTCAGTCGTCAATTCCTGACGTTTTTCCGGCACCAGTGTCACCTGGTCAGGAAGCAACCGCTCGGCGATAGCCACCATTTCGTCAGTCGCCGCCATCTCCAGGTTGAGACGCGTCTGCACCGTCGCGCGCAAAATTTCAACATCACGATCCTGGATGTGCCGCCGGTCCTCGCGCAGGTGAACGGTAATCCCGTCCGCTCCGGCCAGTTCCGCAAGGAGTGCCGCAGTAACCGGATCAGGCTCGATCGTTCCCCGTGCCTGACGAACTGTGGCAATATGATCAACATTGACCCCCAGCTTCGCCATCTGTTATGTCCCTTCCCGATGCCCGCCAAGATGCTGCACAACGGCGACAGCGATATCATTCGCCAGCTCTTCAATCCGGTGCTGTTGCGGCCCTTCGAGCATGATCCGTAACAGTGGCTCGGTTCCCGAGTAGCGGATCAGCACCCGGCCATTCTTGCCAAGTTCCGCTTCGACCGCTTTGATCACCCGGGAAACTTCCGGAACATCCCCAAGATCTTTGCGCTCCGCGACTCTGATATTGAGCAGAATCTGCGGCAAAGCGGTCATGACCTGCGCCAGTTCTGACAAGCGTTTACCCGAGCGCTGAATGATCGCCAGCACCTGCAACGCCGAAAGCGTGCCGTCACCGGTGGTATTATGATCGAGAAAAATCATATGTCCTGATTGCTCGCCGCCCAGGCTGTAACCGCCATGACGCATCGCTTCGACGACATAACGGTCACCGACCGCCGTCCGGATCATTTTGCCACCGGCTTTGCGCATGGCGATATCCAGCCCCATATTGCTCATCACAGTCGAGACCAGTGTCTTGCGCGCCAATGCCCCCCGTTCAAGCAGATCGGTTGCACAAATTGCCATGATATGATCCCCATCAACTTCTCGGCCATGCTCGTCTACGAAAATCACCCGGTCGGCATCACCATCCAGGGCAATCCCGAGATCGGCGTGATGCTCACGCACCGCTGCGGCCACAACTTCGGGGTAGAGCGATCCACAACCGGCGTTAATATTCATCCCATCCGGGGTCACCCCGATGGTGATCACCTCGGCACCCAACTCGCGCAGCACTGCGGGAGCAACTTTGTAGGCCGCGCCATGGGCACAATCAAGGACGATTTTTAAACCGTTAAGATCGAGATGTTTAGGGAAAGTGTGCTTCAAAAAAACGATATAGCGGCCAACGGCATCGTCAAGACGTACGGCTTTGCCGACTTCAGCAGCGGTCGGACGCAGTGCGTCAAGGCGGCTGTCGTCGAGCAATGATTCGATCTCGATTTCGAGTGCATCCGGCAGCTTGAACCCATTATTTGAGAAAAACTTAATGCCGTTATCCTGGTAGAGATTGTGCGAAGCGGAGATCACCACGCCGGCATCTGCCCGTAGTGATGCAGTCAGAAAAGCAATCCCCGGAGTCGGCAGGGGACCAACCAGAATCACATCGACCCCCATTGAACAAATTCCCGATGCCAATGCGTTCTCGATCATATACCCCGAAAGCCGGGTATCTTTGCCGATGACAATCCGGTGCCGCCGAGCATTGTGTTTTTTAAAAATATGCGCCGCCGCGCGCCCGAGTTGCATAGCTATCTCGGTTGTCATTGGATAGGTGTTGGCAACCCCGCGAACCCCATCGGTTCCAAACAGTTTCTTCGTCATTCCCCGTGCTTCTCCTCCTGTGCAGATGGCGGGCCATCGGTATCGACAATGATCGCAACTTTCACCTGAATATTCTGCTTTTGTGAAAAAGAAACGTATTGCCCAAGCGGAATCAAGGCGACAGAAGTCTCAACATCCGCCATTGCACCGTCAATCTCAACCGGATCAGTGACCGCCTCATTGATCTTTTTTAGTTCACTTTTCGCACCTTCAATTTCTACCTGTGCCGGGTTCGGATAAACTCCACCAATGTTTGCCACAGCCGGCAGTTCACCCTTTAAAATAACGCGAACCGGAATGATTTTTTTCTGGATCGCCTCCAGCCTGACATCAATCACCGGGGGAGACAACCGCGTCACCTTCAATGCCGTAGGCAGATTCAACTGTTCCTCAAGACGCTTAAACGAGGTCACTCCCGCTTTCAGTCCGGTGAGATCGACGGACAGCCTGACCTCAGACGGCTTCAGATTCATCAGCAGCGTTCGTGGACCACTGATCCGCACATCGATGGTGCTCGGCACATCATTGGCAATCATCAGCCCCTTGGGTATATTCCGCAATTGCAATGAAGCAGAATAACCCTGTTCCAGCCGTTGCTCACCCATAACAAAAAACCACAGAATTACCGCGAAAGTTAACGACAACAGTTTTAAGAACCAGTTTTCCATGATGATCTTGACCATCGTCGTGCCACCCTATGCTTTATTATGCCGCGGTTCAAACAGTCGCGCCAGAACCTTGCGCAGCGTCGGGCCATCGAGATTACGCGTCAATCGCCCGCCAACACTCACCGAGATCTTGCCCGTCTCCTCCGAAACCACAATCGCAACCGCATCGACCAGTTCGGTCAACCCCAGTGCGGCACGGTGTCGCGTACCGAGAGCCTTGCTGATCCCCGGCTCCTGACTGAGCGGAAGGAAACATCCGGCGCGTGTCATCCGCCCCTGTTGAATCACCAGCGCACCGTCATGAATCGGGGAATTCGGTAAAAAGATCGAAGAAATAATCTCTCCCGAAACCTGGGCATCAAGCTCCACCCCGACTTCCAGAAAATCCTTGAGACCGGTCTCGCGTTCAATCACGATCAGCGCGCCAATCCGTCGCCCGGAGAGAAACAGACAGGCCTTGGCCAACTCATCCAGAACCGCGCCCTCCTCCTTGTAGCTGAGATCGGCAAAAAACGGATTACGCCCCACATGGATCAGCGCACGACGAATGTCGCTTTGAAAAATAACAATAATGACCAGGATAATTGATGAAAGGAAGTTATCGAGAATCCAGCGCAACGTGTAGAGCCCGACAACTTGCGCAGTGACATAGACACCGAGAATGACCGCCAGACCGAGCAGCATTTGCACTGCGCGGGTTCCTTTGATCAATAAAATAATACGATAGATGATAAACGCAACGAGAGCGATATCGACCAGGTCGAGGACCCAACGGAAATGATTTGAGATGTCGAAAAGTGCGCTCATTACATACCATTAAAAATTCAGGGTTTATGCGTTTATGGACGTTGTCCGGAGACAACCGCCCAGGCGGTCAGCGCCGCCTCACGTGAGGCCCGCACATCGTGGACACGCAGCAACCGAACTCCGGCAGCGACGGCCAAAGCCACTGTCGCCAGGGAACCATACAAACGCTGCACGGGATCATCCTCGCCGAGGATGGTGCCGATGAAACTTTTGCGCGACGTTCCGAGCAACAGCGGACGCCCGAGGCTGTGCAATTCATCAAGGTGGCGCAACAGTTCCAGATTACCGGCGACATCCTTGCCAAAACCGATCCCCGGATCGACGGCAATCCGCTCCACTTGTACCCCGGCGGCCAGGGCGCGGGACAGGCTGTCGCGCAGCCCACTGATCACCTGTCCAAGCAGGTCCGGGTATTTCGTGTCGTGCTGCATGGTCTCGGGTCGACCGCGCGTGTGCATCAGGATCAGTCCGGCCGAACTCGCGGCAACCACCTTGGCCATCTGCGCATCGAACTGCAATCCGCTGATATCGTTGACGAATTCAACCCCTGCGGTCGTGGCCGCTACCGCTACGCCACTTTTGCTGGTATCGATCGACAACGGCAGAGCAAACTCGGCATGGAGCGCTTCGATTATCGGGATGACCCGATCAAGTTCTTCTTCGACCGACACGGCCAGGGCACCGGGGCGCGTACTCTCGCCGCCGACATCAATCAGGTCCGCCCCCTCGGCGACCATTTCACCGGCACGCATCAGCGCCGCATCGACCCGGTTGTAACGGCCACCATCGGAAAAGGAATCGGGCGTTGCGTTCAAAATGCCCATGATTCGTGGCCGGGAGAGGTCAAGTTCGACCGTCCGCCCGCGCAACAATGTCGCCGGTTTGTCCAGCCACGCCAGCAACTGAATCAGCTCCTGACCAAGATCCGCCAGGCCAAACGGCTGAACGCCGAGCCGCCGGGCCAACAGTTCCAACTGCTTGAGGGTCCCGATCAGAATAACATCTGTCGTCGGCAGGGAACAAGCAACAGTGCCGCGCGCCACAGCAGTATCGCCGCCAAGTGCCAGCATCTCCTGCTTGAGGATATTGGCCGCCCGACACGGCACCCGGTCGATCTTCACCAGCCGCAAAAGCATTTTCGCCGTCATCCGCTCAATGCCGACAGGATCGACGCCGAGCGTCTTCAGTTCATCTCGCGCTGCGGCGTCGTCGGCAACCTTCAGCAAACGGGTGGCGAACGTCATCAGGCCGGCGGATCCTCCGGATCATCCTGCTGCTCTTCCGGTGCATTCGTTGTCTGCGCACCGCTTTGATCAGCGTCTGCCGCAGGTGCCGATTTTTTTTGCGTCGCCGCCGGTGCAACCGGGGCAACATAAACTTCGACCGGAGGGAGCGTCTCTCCCTCGACCAGCGCATTGACTTCAGCCCCGTCGAGGTTTTCACGCTCCAGCAGCGCATCGGCAACGCGAAGCAGCCCTTCGCGATTGTCGGTGAGAATTTTCTTGGTGCGGTCATACGCCTGTTGGACGATGGCGCGGATTTCGGTATCGATCTCGATCGCCGTGGCTTCACTGTAATTCTTGGTATGCGCCATATCACGTCCAAGAAAAATTTCGCCTTGTTTTTCACCGAAGGCCAACGGTCCCAACGTGTCGCTCATCCCCCACTCACAAACCATGCGCCGGGCAACGATCGTTGCCCGCTCAATATCGTTACTGGCTCCAGTGGTGATACTGCCAAGCAACAGATCCTCGGCAATCCGACCGCCCAGCAAGGTGCAGATATGTGCCTGCAACCCTTCCTTGCTCTGATTGTATTTTTCCTCGCGCGGCAGATACATGGTGATCCCCATGGCGCGCCCGCGCGGAATGATCGATACCTTGTGCACCGGATCAGCATCGGGCAGGAAGAGCGCAACAACCGCGTGCCCGGCCTCGTGATAGGCGGTTACTTTCTTTTCATCTTCGGTAATCACCATCGAGCGCCGCTCGGCACCCATCATCACCTTGTCCTTGGCCGCTTCAAGATCTTCCATATCGACCGTCTGCTTATCGGCCCGCGCTGCCAAAAGTGCGCCCTCGTTGACCAGATTGGCCAGATCGGCACCGGAAAAACCTGGTGTTCCCTTGGCAATAACCTCCAGATTGACATTCTCGGACAGCGGCACCTTGCGGGCATGTACCGTAAGAATTTTGAACCGTCCCCTGATGTCGGGATGCGGAACCACCACCTGCCGGTCAAAACGACCGGGACGCAGCAGGGCGGGATCAAGCACGTCGGGGCGGTTGGTCGCAGCAATCAGAATAACCCCCTCATTCGACTCGAAACCATCCATCTCGACCAGTAACTGGTTGAGGGTCTGTTCGCGCTCGTCGTGTCCACCGCCGAGACCCGCCCCGCGGTGCCGACCAACCGCATCGATTTCGTCGATAAAAATGATGCACGGCGCATTTTTTTTCCCCTGTACAAAGAGATCGCGCACCCGGCTGGCACCGACTCCGACGAACATTTCGACGAAATCGGAACCGGAAATTGAGAAGAACGGAGCCCCTGCTTCGCCGGCAATGGCCCGCGCCAGCAAGGTCTTGCCGGTCCCCGGCGCGCCCACCAGCAACACCCCTTTGGGGATGCGTCCACCGAGGCGGGAAAACTTCTTCGGATCCCTGAGAAACGAAACGACCTCTTCGAGTTCGTCCTTGGCTTCATCGATCCCGGCAACATCATCAAACGTCACCCGCGCCGACGTCTCATTGAGCAGTTTCGCCCGGCTCTTGCCGAAGCTCATCGCCTTGCCGCCACCCGACTGCATCTGCCGCATGAAGAAAATCCATACGCCGATCAGCAACAGGATCGGTCCCCAGGAAACCAGCAGGGTAAACCAGAAACTGCGATCCTCATCCGCGCGGGCCTGAATCACCACGCCACGTCCGCGCAGTTCAGTAATCAGGTTCGGATCATTCGGCACAAACGTCTTGAATGCGGTGTCGTCCTGATAATGACCCTCGATATTCTGACCCTGAATCGTAATATCCCTGACGCTGCCCGACTCGACTTCGGCCATGAAAGTTGTATAGGTTATCGGCTTCTGCCCCTGATCGCGCTGGGTCATCATATTGAAAAGCATGATCATGACCAGTGAGATCACCAGCCAAAGCGCAATATTCTTGTAAAATTGGTTCACTTTTCCCCCTGTGGTAGGTTATTTTCATGTCGCACGGAATGATGCATGTCATGACGCATTAAACCTTTTGAACTTACCATAATTATTCACCCGCGACAAGAATCAATCACGGCAAAGCTGGCTCAAAAGCAACCCTCAGCACCGGTACTTCACTCGGTGTCGGCCAATGGCTGTCACAACGTCTTAAACCGGGAATCCAAAGGATGTCCTCCCCGACCAGCAGCGGCCACGACCGGCGCCGTTCGCGTTCAATCTTTGCGTCGATAAACAGTTCTTTCAACTTACGGCTTCCCGCTCCGCCTGCCGGTTGCAAACGGTCGCCGGGTTGGAACGAACGGATCGTCAACGGAAAAGACAGCGTCGCAGCAGAAAACTCAACCGCCAGGGGATCTTCTCCTTGCGGCGGTCCGTAACTGAAAACCAGTCTGTCCCCCTGTG from Desulfuromonadaceae bacterium encodes the following:
- a CDS encoding pyridoxine 5'-phosphate synthase codes for the protein MAKLGVNVDHIATVRQARGTIEPDPVTAALLAELAGADGITVHLREDRRHIQDRDVEILRATVQTRLNLEMAATDEMVAIAERLLPDQVTLVPEKRQELTTEGGLDVIGKAAQLRPYIARLGQAGIVVSLFVDPDAAQIKASREVGGNAVEIHTGTYCDAPTEARRAIELEKIRQAISYGHESALVVNAGHGLNYRNVQQVVALGGVEEYNIGHAIISRALLVGLDRAVREMATLVRC
- a CDS encoding YbbR-like domain-containing protein, whose product is MVKIIMENWFLKLLSLTFAVILWFFVMGEQRLEQGYSASLQLRNIPKGLMIANDVPSTIDVRISGPRTLLMNLKPSEVRLSVDLTGLKAGVTSFKRLEEQLNLPTALKVTRLSPPVIDVRLEAIQKKIIPVRVILKGELPAVANIGGVYPNPAQVEIEGAKSELKKINEAVTDPVEIDGAMADVETSVALIPLGQYVSFSQKQNIQVKVAIIVDTDGPPSAQEEKHGE
- the ftsH gene encoding ATP-dependent zinc metalloprotease FtsH, translating into MNQFYKNIALWLVISLVMIMLFNMMTQRDQGQKPITYTTFMAEVESGSVRDITIQGQNIEGHYQDDTAFKTFVPNDPNLITELRGRGVVIQARADEDRSFWFTLLVSWGPILLLIGVWIFFMRQMQSGGGKAMSFGKSRAKLLNETSARVTFDDVAGIDEAKDELEEVVSFLRDPKKFSRLGGRIPKGVLLVGAPGTGKTLLARAIAGEAGAPFFSISGSDFVEMFVGVGASRVRDLFVQGKKNAPCIIFIDEIDAVGRHRGAGLGGGHDEREQTLNQLLVEMDGFESNEGVILIAATNRPDVLDPALLRPGRFDRQVVVPHPDIRGRFKILTVHARKVPLSENVNLEVIAKGTPGFSGADLANLVNEGALLAARADKQTVDMEDLEAAKDKVMMGAERRSMVITEDEKKVTAYHEAGHAVVALFLPDADPVHKVSIIPRGRAMGITMYLPREEKYNQSKEGLQAHICTLLGGRIAEDLLLGSITTGASNDIERATIVARRMVCEWGMSDTLGPLAFGEKQGEIFLGRDMAHTKNYSEATAIEIDTEIRAIVQQAYDRTKKILTDNREGLLRVADALLERENLDGAEVNALVEGETLPPVEVYVAPVAPAATQKKSAPAADADQSGAQTTNAPEEQQDDPEDPPA
- the glmM gene encoding phosphoglucosamine mutase, which encodes MTKKLFGTDGVRGVANTYPMTTEIAMQLGRAAAHIFKKHNARRHRIVIGKDTRLSGYMIENALASGICSMGVDVILVGPLPTPGIAFLTASLRADAGVVISASHNLYQDNGIKFFSNNGFKLPDALEIEIESLLDDSRLDALRPTAAEVGKAVRLDDAVGRYIVFLKHTFPKHLDLNGLKIVLDCAHGAAYKVAPAVLRELGAEVITIGVTPDGMNINAGCGSLYPEVVAAAVREHHADLGIALDGDADRVIFVDEHGREVDGDHIMAICATDLLERGALARKTLVSTVMSNMGLDIAMRKAGGKMIRTAVGDRYVVEAMRHGGYSLGGEQSGHMIFLDHNTTGDGTLSALQVLAIIQRSGKRLSELAQVMTALPQILLNIRVAERKDLGDVPEVSRVIKAVEAELGKNGRVLIRYSGTEPLLRIMLEGPQQHRIEELANDIAVAVVQHLGGHREGT
- the acpS gene encoding holo-ACP synthase — encoded protein: MAIAGIGTDIVRVERFREFLKMGKTGIIERIFTTDERAYALGKKDPATHLSARFAAKEAFLKALGLGLREGVQWRDIEVRNDALGKPSLFFGGRAAEILAERKLGNVQLSYSHEREYAVAMVTVEMV
- a CDS encoding NAD(P)H-hydrate dehydratase, with translation MKLLTAVEMRELDRRAMEEIGIPGAVLMESAGRGAAELLAERYADLFPGPVLILAGKGNNGGDGFVIARWLLNRGWQVQTIVLDAPAAIGGAAGLNLDILQRCGATVTAVTTDEQLSSALAAHSGVILVDALLGTGLANPVSGRYAVAIDWLGAQRAPLVAVDIPSGVDATSGAILGRAAHADLTVTFAAAKVGHAVSPGFSCCGELKIVDIGIPATLSASTGDSHWLIEAAEAARLLPLRPVNGHKGTFGHLLALAGSPGKTGAATLTAAAAVRGGAGLVTLACSAAVHDIMEIKLTEAMTVALPDHDGCLGEDALASVNALLDNKSALAIGPGLGISGQTVRLVRRIVGESSLPLVVDADGLNALAGHCHVLKERPRARTILTPHPGEMARLLGCGVAAVEAERINCAREFAMEYRVVLLLKGARTIIALPDGRIRINSSGNPLLATGGSGDVLTGLIGALLAQGLTVDDAAVLGSYLHGAAADHWATRHGDVGMTATELLNELPAAWRELRLIRSQTC
- the folP gene encoding dihydropteroate synthase → MTFATRLLKVADDAAARDELKTLGVDPVGIERMTAKMLLRLVKIDRVPCRAANILKQEMLALGGDTAVARGTVACSLPTTDVILIGTLKQLELLARRLGVQPFGLADLGQELIQLLAWLDKPATLLRGRTVELDLSRPRIMGILNATPDSFSDGGRYNRVDAALMRAGEMVAEGADLIDVGGESTRPGALAVSVEEELDRVIPIIEALHAEFALPLSIDTSKSGVAVAATTAGVEFVNDISGLQFDAQMAKVVAASSAGLILMHTRGRPETMQHDTKYPDLLGQVISGLRDSLSRALAAGVQVERIAVDPGIGFGKDVAGNLELLRHLDELHSLGRPLLLGTSRKSFIGTILGEDDPVQRLYGSLATVALAVAAGVRLLRVHDVRASREAALTAWAVVSGQRP
- the cdaA gene encoding diadenylate cyclase CdaA; the encoded protein is MSALFDISNHFRWVLDLVDIALVAFIIYRIILLIKGTRAVQMLLGLAVILGVYVTAQVVGLYTLRWILDNFLSSIILVIIVIFQSDIRRALIHVGRNPFFADLSYKEEGAVLDELAKACLFLSGRRIGALIVIERETGLKDFLEVGVELDAQVSGEIISSIFLPNSPIHDGALVIQQGRMTRAGCFLPLSQEPGISKALGTRHRAALGLTELVDAVAIVVSEETGKISVSVGGRLTRNLDGPTLRKVLARLFEPRHNKA